CATCTCGTGGACCACCATGTGCAGCGACAGGCAGCGCCTGGGCTCGAGCACGACTTGGGGGCCTTCCAGCGAGAGCTGCCCGGGGGCGCCCAGGCGCGGGGCGAGCTCGGTGCGGATGATCTCCTCGAGCGGGCAGCCCTCCATCTGGCGCTTGGCGAGCAGGTCGTGGGCCTTGGCGATGGCGCTCAGGCGCGCGTTGAAGTCCTTGGCGAAGGCCCGGGGGTCGGGCGAGCGCCGCTGGGTCTGCGTGGCGATGGAGCCAACGACGGCCAGGGTGTTCTTGACGCGGTGGTTGAGCTCGTCGAGGATGGTCTGGACGTAGCGCTCCTGGGCCTTGCGCTCGGTGATGTCCAGGTTGACGCCGATCATCCGCACGGGACGGTCGTGCCCGTCGCGCTCGATCCACGCGCGGGCCTCCAGCCAGCGCACCTCGCCGCCGGGCAGCACGATGCGCCACTCGCCCTCGAAGTCGCCGTCGGCCCCGTCCTCGAAGGCTCGCTGGGCGCCGGCCGCCGCCCGCTCGCGGTCGTCGGGGTGCACCAGCTCGAGCCAGGCGTCGTAGGTGCCCGCGAAGGCGCCCGGCGACAGGCCGTAGAGGGCCTCCAGCTCGGGCGACCAGTGGTTGACGCCCGTGGCGATGTCGAACTCGAAGGTGCCCACGCCGCCGATGTGCTGGGCCAGGCTGGAACGCCGCTCGGCGTCGCGCACGGCCCGCTCGGCCTCGAACAGCTCGGTGGTGTCCACCGCGGCCACGCGGACGCCGGTGACGGCGCCCGCGGGGTCGTGCACCGGCTCGGCGTAGAGGTCGAAGCGGCGGGGCGTACCGTCGATCACGGGCTCGAATTGCCGGTACGCGGGCTGGCCGTCGTCCAGTACCAGTCGTTTGAAGCCGGCAAGCTCCTGGGCCTGCCCGGCGGGCAGCAGGTCCTCGTCGCGCTGGCCGATGATGTCGGCCGAATCGAAGCCCTCCATGGGGTTCACGATCCAGGTGTAGCGAAGCTCTCGGTCGCACTCGTAGAGCGAGATGGGCGAGTTCTCGACCGCCAGACGGAGCCGCTCGGCCATCTCGCGCGCGGCCGCCTGCGCCTGCACGCCGTCGTGGATATCAGTGGCGGTGCCGAACCAGCGGGCGCGTCCGTCATCCTCCTCGACGCGGTAGGCCCGGCTGAGGTGCCAGCGCCACTGGCCGTCGGCCATGCGCACGCGGTGCTGGCACTCGTAGGTCTGGCCCGATCCGATGGCCGCATTCCATCGGCGCACGGTCTCGTCCAGCTCGTCGGGGTGGACCACCGGCTGCCAGTCCCACGAGCCGTCGGGCTTGCGGCGGATGCCGTCGTAGCGGCTGGCCTGGGCGTTGTAGTACTCCACCGAGGCCTCGCCGCTGGCCACCCAGACGAGCTGGGGCACGGCGTCGGCCAGGGCGTGGAAGCGCCGCTCGCTCTCGCGCAGGGCCCGCTCGATGTCCTCCCGTGGGGTGTCGAGTTCGATCTTGCGCCACACGGCAAGGAACCCGTCGCCGTGCTTTTGCACGTCGATGTCGAAGGCGTGCGTGGCGAGCCGGTCGCCATAGACGTCGGTGTACTCGAACGAGCGGCGTTGCAGCGGCTGGCCGGTGTCGACGACCTTGCAGTAGGCGGCGAACAGGCCGCTCTCGCGGTGGCCGGGCAGGAGGTCATTGAGGCGCTTGCCGACCTGCTGCTCGCTCGTGAGCTTGTTGTTCACGCAGGCCGCGTGGTTGACGTAGAGGACCTCGAAGTCGATGATGCGGCCGCGATCATCGCGCAGGGCGGCATAGAGGCCCACGCACTGGGGCAGGCGGTCGAAGAGCTCTCGCCATTGGCTAGTCGTGGACGGCTCGCCCGAGCCCGGGCGGTGCTCGTCACGTGCCTCATCCGGCATCGAATCTTCCCCCCTCGCTTCCCGCCAAAAAGTCCGGCGAGCCCCCCGTTATTGTACCCGGTGGCGTGACCGACCCGCAATTGCATGCGCTCCGCACTCTGGGCACGCCGCGTGGGGATCAAGACCCTCCCGCTCATAGCCGCACCGAACACACCGCCCACGCCGCCGACGCAGCGCGCGGCGCAGCACGCCCGGCAACCGCCACGCGCCGAACAGCAGCAGGGCGTAGAACAGCGTGTTTATAAGAAAGCCGGGCCAGAGGGGGAGCAGGGGGAGGGCGAAGCGGTGGAGGGGGCGGTAGGGGATGGGCCGGGCGGTCCCCGTGGCAATCCGCGGGTACGGCTCGTGCCACAGCTCGATGCCGCCACGCAGCGACACCGCTGGCGGGGCCGCGAGTTGCTCCACCCGCGCAAACAGCGGCGGCGGCGAACGTCCTGGGGGCGTGGGCGGATGGTTCTCGATGACCTGCGCGTAGTGCGCGCCCGCCGACACCGCGTGCAGCGGCCACCCGGCGTGCAAGACGAAGAGCCGCTCGTCGACGAGGCCGCGCGGGGGCTCGACCACCTCGTTCAGCAGGGAGGTCTCGCTCCCCAGGATGCGCCAGCCGAGCTTCCGGGGATAAGGCTCGAACATCCGATACGGGAACGGGTACCCCGGCAACGGACCAAGCCGGGGCTCTGCGCTCCGGTAGCGGCGCCAGGCGGCATCGGCGTTGACGTCCATGGCCGTCGCGATGCCGTGGTTCTTGTTGAGCTCTTCCTCCGGTGCGAACTGATAGAACCCCTGCGAGGTGTCAATACCGATGCCGCCGGGCGCGATCGTCGTGTCGATCATCATGCCTTCCGCAATCGCCGTGTCGACGGGCCAGTAGATCGGGATGGCGGTGATGTGCGGGAGCATCCCGCTCGCGCGCCACCGCAGGAACTGCACCGCATGGATCGCCCACGACGACAGCACCGTCGCGACCGCCCCCAGCAGAAGGAACACGAGCAGCGTGCGGATGGCCCGGCGGCGACGCATGGCCAGAGCCTACGTCGCGGCGGCGGGCCAGGTTGCCATGCGAGCGCTCGCCTGCGTTCCGCACTCGGGGCACGCCGCGTCGGGGTCGAGGCCGCTGCGGTCGTAGCCGCAGCGGATGCAGCGCCCGCGCCGCCGGCGCAAGGCGCGGCGCACCGCGCGCGGAATGCGTGCGGGGACGAACAGGAGGAGAGCGTAAAGAAGAGTGTTGAGAAGGAAGCCGGGCCAGATCGGCAACACGGCCAGCGTGGTGCGCTCGAAGCAGTCGTACCTGGGGTAGAGTTGCAACGGGCGGTTGATCGGGCCCGCCCGCCAGGGCATCACCAGCAGCCCGCCGCGCAGCGAGACTGGCCCGGTGCGCGTCTCGACGCGATTCGTGGGGCCGTCGTAGAAGTAGCCGGTGTACGAGCCGTGCGCCATCGCGAGGCGGGGCCACCCCGACTCGAACCACGCCATCCGCTCCTGGCTCCGCCCGGTAGCGCCATTGCCCGGCCCGGGCACCGTGATACCCTCGACGTGCGCGCGCCAGCCCGGGGCCGACCAGTCCGAGCGGTATTGGAATTGGGCGTGCGGGGCGCGGGCCCACGCGAAGCCGTCCGGGGTGCGGCGCAGGCCCGCCCAGGTCGGGGCGGTGAGATCCACCCGCGGACCGGCGGCCCTTGGGTACTCACGATGGGCGGGGATGTGCCAGGCCGCGTGGGACTGGGACTGGTTGGTGCGCCAGCGCTGCACCGCGTGGATCGCCCACGACGAGAGCACCGTCGTAACCGCCCCCAGCAGGACGAATACGAGCAGCGTGCGGATGGCGCGGCCCCAACGCATCGCAAGAGCCTACGTCGCGGCGGCGGGCCCGGTCGCCGCGCGAGCGCCCACCCCCGCCCCGCACTCCGGGCACGCCGCGTCGGGGTCGAGCCCATCGCGGCTATACCCGCACCGCTCGCACCGCCCACGCCGCCGCCGCACCGCGCGACGCAGCACGCCCGGCAATCGCCACGCGATGAACAGCAGCAGGGCATAGAAGACAGTGTTGATGGCGAAGCCGGGCCAGAGGGGGAGCAGGGGGAGGGCGAAGCGGTCGAAGCTGATGTGAGCACTGGTGGAGTGGACTCCTTTCTTCGGGGCTGGCGCGACGACCTGCCACAACCGGAGCCCGCTGGCGAAGCTCACGGCGGGAGTTGGCCTGTGCACCGCTACGCCTCTTGGCCCACCGAAAGCTGTTCGCCCTTCCAGCAGGCGGTCGGGGATCCGATGTCGGGCGGCCTGGTGGGAACCGATCTCGAGTGATGCATACGGCCAGCCTGCGTGGACGACTTGGATCGATTCTCGCGTGTACTCTGCACCCCGGTCGAGCGCGCCGTCGATGACCATCGCCTCGCTCATCAGGATGCGCCAGCCCCGAGAAGAAGCAGGATGCTCGAAGAGCGCGTAGGGAAAGGGGTAATCCGGCGTCCGCGGCGAGATGTCGTCGACCGAACGGTGTCGGCGCCATACCGCGTCGGCGTTGAGGTCGAACGCGGCGGGGAGCGACGCGTCCGCGAAGAACTCGTTGTCCAGAAGGAGCTGCCAGTACGCTGCCTCGCGGTCGAGCGCGATCTCGCCGGAGCGTGCGTCGGGATCAATATGAAACTCACGCGCGACGGCGAAATCGAGAGGCCAGATGATGCTCGGCAGGTATCCCCACGAAGGAGCCTGCGACTGTCGAAGTTGCCGGAACTGCACCGCATGGATCGCCCACGACGACAGCACCGTTGCGACCGCCCCCAGCAGGAGGAACACGAGCAGCGTGCGGATGGCCCGGCGGGAGCGCATGGCGGGAGTGTACCGCGCGGGCGGTGACGGGATTCAGCGAAGGCCCTGGAGGATCGGCCCGATGGCCCGCCCCTCGCCCACCGCTTCCATCAGCGCCGAGCCCACGATCACGCCGTCGCACGATTCCCGCAGGGTGTCGACGTGCTGCTTCGAGCGGATGCCGAAGCCGGCGCACACGGGGATGGTCGCGGCGGATGTGACTTTGTGAAGATACTCGACGATGCTGGATTGATCGGAGCGGTGCTGGCCCGTGACGCCCACGCTCGTGACGGCGTACACGAAGCCGGTCGCGCGCTCGACGATGCGCGCGAGGCGGGCGTCGCTCGTCACCGGGCTGACCATGCCAATGGTTGCCAGGCCGGCGTCGGTCAGGGGCTCGGCCATGCCGAGCGCTTCGAGGGGCAGGTCGGGCACGATCACGCCGTGCACGCCGGCGGCCTGGGCATCGTCGGCGAGCCGATCGAGCCCGTACGCCAAGAGCGGGTTGAGGTAGCCCATCAGCAGCAGCGGGGCGGCTAGCGTGCCGTCGAGCTCGCGCAGCGTGTGCATGATCTTGTTCATGGTGGCACCCGCCTTGAGCGCCGCGCGGGCGGTCTCCTGGAGTGAGCCACCATCGGCGATGGGGTTGCTGAAGGGGATGCCCACTTCGACGACGTCGGCGTGCGCGCACGCATCGGCGAGGATGGCGGGGAAGGCGTCCATGCTCGGATAGCCGGCCGTGACGTACGCGACCAGGGCGATGCCGTGCGTATCGCGGCCGTCGGTGATGGCTTGCGAGATGACCTCGTGCGCGCGCATGGCTTACGTGTTCCCCTCTTCGGCCAGCCGCGTCAGGATCGGCATGTCCTTGTCCCCGCGCCCGCAGACGTTGACCAGCACGGTGGGGTCATCGCGCCCCTCGCACAGACGCCTGGCCAGCGCCAGCGCGTGCGCGGGCTCGACGGCGGGCAATATGCCCTCGAGCCGGCACAGCTCGTCCAGCGCCGCGATGGCGTCGTGGTCCCGGACGGCGTGGTAGTGAACACGCCCGACGTGCGCGAGCAGCGCGTGCTCGGGGCCGATGGCGGGGTAATCCAGCCCGGCCGAGACGCTTTGCGTGTCGCTCACCTGGCCGTCGCCATCTTGCAGCAGCATGGAGCGCGAGCCGTGCAATACACCCGGCGTGCCGCCCGACATGGTCGCCGCGTGCTGGCCAACCGCGGGGCCAATCCCGCCCGCCTCCGCGCCGTGCAGCTCGACTTCGGCGTCGCCCAGGAATCCGTGATAGAAGCCGATGGCGTTGCTGCCCCCGCCCACGCACGCGACGGCGATGTCCGGCAGCTTCCATGCCTGCTCGAGCATCTGTCTCCGCGATTCCACGCCGATGACCTTCTGGAACTCGCGCACGATCCAGGGGAACGGGTGGGGCCCCACGGCGCTGCCCAAGATGTAGTGCGTGCCCTGCGGGTCGCCAACCCAGTGACGGATCGCCTCGTCGACGGCCGCCCGCAGCGTCGCGTCGCCCGTCGAAACGGGCCGCACCTCCGCGCCCATGCGCCGCATGCGCACGACGTTGGGGGCTTGGCGTTCGACGTCCTTCGCGCCCATATAGACAATGCACGGCAGGCCCACCCGCGCGCACGCCGCGGCCGTCGCCACGCCGTGCTGGCCCGCGCCCGTCTCGGCGACGACGCGCTGGGCCCCGATTCTCTTAGCGATCAGCGCCTGGCCGAGCGCGTTGTTGATCTTGTGGGCCCCGGTGTGGGCCAGGTCCTCGCGCTTCAGCCACACCTGGGCCTTCCACGCTTCGCTGAGGCGCGGGGCGTACATCAACGGCGTCGGGCGGCCAACCCAGGTCTCCTGGTGCTGGCGCAGTTCGGTCTTGAAGGCCCCGTCCTTGAGCGCCTCGCGGGCGCCGCGCTCGAAGCGCTCGAGCGCGGGCACCAGCGTCTCGGGCACGAAGCGGCCGCCGAAGGGGCCGAAGAAGCCGCGCTCGTCGGGCAGTTCGCCGTCGATGAGCTGCTGGAGCAGGTTGCTGGTGTCGGTGGTCATCCCCGCTCCCCTTCTCTCACCGCCGCGATGAACTCGCGCACCATGCCGGCGTCCTTGATTCCCGGCTCGCGCTCCACGCCCGAGGATACGTCCACCGCGAACGGCCGGAGCGTGCGCACGACCTCGCCCACGTTCTCGATGCTCAGCCCGCCGGCCAACACGACGCGGCAGCGGGGGATCCACGGCCCCGCTTCGTGCCACGGTGCTGCCTCGCCCGATCCCGAGTCCTGACCCTCGATCAGCACCATGCGCCGCTCGTGGCGGGCGATGTCACGCTCGAACGAAGCGCCCAGGCGCACGACCGGCACGCGGCGATCGAGCGCAACCGCGGCGAGCGTGCCGTCGAAGTCGCTCGCGTCGGACTGGTGGAGGATCCATGGGGGCAGTGCCTCGAGCGCCCGCGAGACCAACGACGCATCGGGGTGCCGGTACACCGCCACGCCCGTGACGTAGCCGGGAAGTTCGCGGATCAGTTCCGCAGCCCGCTCGGGCGTCACCCGTCGCCTGGACGGGCTCAAGACCACGCCCACGGCATCGACGCCCGCATCCACGCACGTCGAGACCATGTCGGGCGTGGTCAGCCCGCAGACCTTAATTCGCACGCGATCAGGCACGGGCCTTCCTTCCCGCTTCGAGCATCCCGGCCGCCAGCGCGGCGGGGTTGTCCGAGCGCATCAGGGCCGTGCCGACGAGCGCACCGTCGTAGCCAAGCCGAGCCACGGCCGCGGCGTCCTGCGGCGTGGCGATGCCGGACTCGGCGATCTTGATGGACCCAGCGGGGAAGCACGCGGACAGCGACTCGAAGCGTGAGACGTCTTCCTCCAGCGTCGCGAGGTTCCGGCAGTTCAGCCCAAGGAGCACGTTGGTCCGGTTGGTGATCGCGCGGGCCGAGCGGTCGACATCCGCTCGGTCAAACGCCTCGAGCAGGGCGATGAGCCCCATCGCCTCGCACGCGTCGAGCATCACCGAAAGCCGATCATCGTCCAGAATGCGCGCGATCAGGAGAACCGCTGACGCCCCCCATGCCCGCGCCTCGAACACCTGGTAAGGCTCCACCAGAAAGTCCTTCCGCATCGCTGGCGTGTCGATGCGGCTTGCAATCTGCCGAAGGTCCTCGCTGCTTCCGCCGAATCGGTCCGGTTCGGTCAGCACCGAGATCAATGCAGCGCCGGCGTTGGCGTACGCACGAGCTTGTGCGACGACGTCGAGTTGTTCCCCAGCCAATCGACCCTGGCTCGGGCTTGTGCGCTTCACTTCGGCGATGAGGTCGAAGGCGGACCAT
This genomic stretch from Phycisphaerales bacterium harbors:
- a CDS encoding phosphoribosylanthranilate isomerase — its product is MPDRVRIKVCGLTTPDMVSTCVDAGVDAVGVVLSPSRRRVTPERAAELIRELPGYVTGVAVYRHPDASLVSRALEALPPWILHQSDASDFDGTLAAVALDRRVPVVRLGASFERDIARHERRMVLIEGQDSGSGEAAPWHEAGPWIPRCRVVLAGGLSIENVGEVVRTLRPFAVDVSSGVEREPGIKDAGMVREFIAAVREGERG
- a CDS encoding indole-3-glycerol-phosphate synthase; its protein translation is MADASARRATAAEAQTPLDTMRGMALDTPPPVAPTWSAFDLIAEVKRTSPSQGRLAGEQLDVVAQARAYANAGAALISVLTEPDRFGGSSEDLRQIASRIDTPAMRKDFLVEPYQVFEARAWGASAVLLIARILDDDRLSVMLDACEAMGLIALLEAFDRADVDRSARAITNRTNVLLGLNCRNLATLEEDVSRFESLSACFPAGSIKIAESGIATPQDAAAVARLGYDGALVGTALMRSDNPAALAAGMLEAGRKARA
- a CDS encoding PAS domain-containing protein, whose product is MPDEARDEHRPGSGEPSTTSQWRELFDRLPQCVGLYAALRDDRGRIIDFEVLYVNHAACVNNKLTSEQQVGKRLNDLLPGHRESGLFAAYCKVVDTGQPLQRRSFEYTDVYGDRLATHAFDIDVQKHGDGFLAVWRKIELDTPREDIERALRESERRFHALADAVPQLVWVASGEASVEYYNAQASRYDGIRRKPDGSWDWQPVVHPDELDETVRRWNAAIGSGQTYECQHRVRMADGQWRWHLSRAYRVEEDDGRARWFGTATDIHDGVQAQAAAREMAERLRLAVENSPISLYECDRELRYTWIVNPMEGFDSADIIGQRDEDLLPAGQAQELAGFKRLVLDDGQPAYRQFEPVIDGTPRRFDLYAEPVHDPAGAVTGVRVAAVDTTELFEAERAVRDAERRSSLAQHIGGVGTFEFDIATGVNHWSPELEALYGLSPGAFAGTYDAWLELVHPDDRERAAAGAQRAFEDGADGDFEGEWRIVLPGGEVRWLEARAWIERDGHDRPVRMIGVNLDITERKAQERYVQTILDELNHRVKNTLAVVGSIATQTQRRSPDPRAFAKDFNARLSAIAKAHDLLAKRQMEGCPLEEIIRTELAPRLGAPGQLSLEGPQVVLEPRRCLSLHMVVHEMSTNAAKYGALRTAEGRIDVRWSLAERDGRERVRLRWQERCPSPVGPDGQPGYGSTLIAQIVEHELGGSLERTLEASGMRYDIELPLGIGAS
- the trpB gene encoding tryptophan synthase subunit beta; the protein is MTTDTSNLLQQLIDGELPDERGFFGPFGGRFVPETLVPALERFERGAREALKDGAFKTELRQHQETWVGRPTPLMYAPRLSEAWKAQVWLKREDLAHTGAHKINNALGQALIAKRIGAQRVVAETGAGQHGVATAAACARVGLPCIVYMGAKDVERQAPNVVRMRRMGAEVRPVSTGDATLRAAVDEAIRHWVGDPQGTHYILGSAVGPHPFPWIVREFQKVIGVESRRQMLEQAWKLPDIAVACVGGGSNAIGFYHGFLGDAEVELHGAEAGGIGPAVGQHAATMSGGTPGVLHGSRSMLLQDGDGQVSDTQSVSAGLDYPAIGPEHALLAHVGRVHYHAVRDHDAIAALDELCRLEGILPAVEPAHALALARRLCEGRDDPTVLVNVCGRGDKDMPILTRLAEEGNT
- the trpA gene encoding tryptophan synthase subunit alpha — its product is MRAHEVISQAITDGRDTHGIALVAYVTAGYPSMDAFPAILADACAHADVVEVGIPFSNPIADGGSLQETARAALKAGATMNKIMHTLRELDGTLAAPLLLMGYLNPLLAYGLDRLADDAQAAGVHGVIVPDLPLEALGMAEPLTDAGLATIGMVSPVTSDARLARIVERATGFVYAVTSVGVTGQHRSDQSSIVEYLHKVTSAATIPVCAGFGIRSKQHVDTLRESCDGVIVGSALMEAVGEGRAIGPILQGLR